The proteins below are encoded in one region of Labeo rohita strain BAU-BD-2019 chromosome 15, IGBB_LRoh.1.0, whole genome shotgun sequence:
- the zgc:162608 gene encoding apolipoprotein A-IV, whose protein sequence is MNLQFVALTLALATTTAFPVNDEISREAWSLQSDNQAIDKKNFAKDFNGVWKNHVVSSDLYSQDSYNPMAAELRRKLSMESERLRARLKQELAELRERLSPYPSHPKHAMANVKEFLAPFTKQLQTALQSNTQELCDKLNLNLQDLNPEEATLYQEAVQRITLALDESHQKRTVAFEDFKTKAFEAVEEERDSSGKELWEEVTARLGQEVCTFSLEVQGKVAALKIALAGHLASAQPPRDVMASKVDQFCQNSSARNQQFISNLDQQMITLQENQSHGDSAGFHQTNIESIQEDFSTRLTALLQDIVHTLN, encoded by the exons atgaatctgCAGTTTGTTGCATTGACTTTGGCCTTAGCTACTACAACAG CATTTCCAGTGAATGATGAGATCAGTCGAGAAGCATGGAGTTTACAGAGTGACAATCAGGCTATTGACAAGAAAAATTTTGCCAAAGACTTCAA TGGTGTGTGGAAGAACCATGTGGTGAGCAGTGACCTTTACTCCCAAGACTCTTACAACCCCATGGCGGCTGAACTGAGACGAAAGCTAAGTATGGAGTCCGAGCGCCTGAGGGCTCGTCTAAAGCAGGAGCTTGCTGAGCTGAGGGAGAGACTCTCTCCATACCCCAGCCACCCGAAACACGCCATGGCAAATGTCAAGGAGTTCCTCGCCCCCTTCACTAAGCAGCTCCAGACGGCTCTCCAATCCAACACTCAGGAACTCTGTGACAAACTCAATCTGAACCTCCAGGACCTGAACCCAGAGGAAGCCACACTCTACCAGGAGGCAGTGCAGAGGATCACGCTCGCTCTGGATGAAAGCCACCAGAAACGGACAGTGGCCTTTGAGGactttaaaacaaaagcatttGAGGCTGTAGAGGAAGAACGAGACAGCAGCGGAAAGGAGCTCTGGGAGGAAGTCACTGCCAGGCTGGGGCAGGAAGTGTGTACCTTCAGTTTAGAGGTTCAAGGGAAGGTTGCGGCGCTCAAGATAGCTCTGGCAGGCCATCTCGCCTCGGCACAGCCTCCGAGGGACGTGATGGCTTCAAAAGTGGATCAGTTCTGCCAGAACTCCTCAGCTCGAAATCAACAGTTTATTTCTAACTTAGACCAACAGATGATCACTCTGCAGGAAAACCAGAGCCATGGTGATTCAGCTGGTTTCCATCAGACAAACATAGAGTCCATACAGGAGGATTTCTCAACTAGACTCACAGCTCTGTTACAAGACATTGTACACACTCTAAATTAA
- the laynb gene encoding layilin isoform X2: MELMKLIGTVLAVVFHPCCASSAFGDHRICRRGTEKPCYKITSFQDSRLRASFEAARQKCKEDDGELLSIETENEQRLVERFVQEHRASGGDFWIGLRRSSQYNADCSSQYYWLDYSQATFRNWLVAEPSCGLDQCVALFYRPSSSAGWKEHNLFKWIDYNCNSKNNFICKYSDEKHPVPTPAGNITTFTGVNDQTLVPKHLPITVDNDRIKTELSESSVSISDDTNIYYILLATLPVMLLLILVVSGVFCFRVMSRRRKEQNEIYAVPGQWVRPLAPKSQNDYECTNKFTQSGAHLEYMSSEINRTFSMTSANTHFEDYENVPSRPTQCGFVTNDIYETCRSSSAVEAGWVDNDIYGY; encoded by the exons ATGGAGCTCATGAAACTGATCGGAACTGTTTTGGCAGTTGTTTTCCATCCCTGTTGCGCATCAAGCGCGTTCGGTG ATCACAGGATATGCCGGAGAGGGACAGAGAAGCCCTGCTATAAGATCACAAGCTTTCAGGACAGCAGGCTCAGAGCAAGCTTTGAGGCAGCCAGACAGAAATGCAAGGAGGACGATGGAGAGCTGCTCAGTATTGAGACCGAGAACGAGCAGCGTCTGGTGGAGAGATTTGTTCAGGAGCACAGGGCCTCTGGTGGAGACTTCTGGATTGGGCTGCGAAGGAGCTCGCAATATAATGCTGATTGTTCATCACAGTATTACTGGTTGGATTACAGTCAGGCCACATTCAG GAACTGGCTGGTGGCAGAGCCCTCGTGTGGCCTTGATCAGTGTGTGGCGTTATTCTACAGGCCCTCATCTTCTGCTGGCTGGAAGGAGCACAACCTGTTCAAGTGGATTGACTACAATTGCAATTCTAAGAATAATTTCATCTGCAAGTACTCAGATG AGAAGCATCCTGTCCCCACTCCAGCAGGAAATATCACTACATTCACAG GTGTTAATGACCAGACTCTGGTGCCAAAGCACCTGCCCATTACAGTGGACAATGACAGGATAAAAACTGAACTCTCTGAGTCATCAG tttctatttcagatgacACTAATATTTACTACATCCTCCTCGCCACTCTGCCTGTAATGCTGCTGTTGATTTTGGTGGTGTCAGGGGTTTTCTGTTTCAGAGTTATGTCAAGGAG GAGaaaagaacagaatgaaatcTACGCCGTGCCAGGACAGTGGGTGCGTCCGTTAGCTCCAAAAAGTCAGAATGATTATGAATGCACCAATAAATTCACCCAGTCTGGAGCTCATTTGGAGTACATGAGCTCTGAAATTAACAGAACATTTAGTATGACATCCGCAAACACTCATTTTGAGGACTACGAGAACGTCCCGAGCCGCCCCACGCAGTGCGGGTTTGTCACGAACGACATCTACGAGACCTGCCGGAGCTCCTCGGCGGTCGAGGCCGGATGGGTAGACAATGACATCTACGGATACTAA
- the laynb gene encoding layilin isoform X1 yields MELMKLIGTVLAVVFHPCCASSAFGADHRICRRGTEKPCYKITSFQDSRLRASFEAARQKCKEDDGELLSIETENEQRLVERFVQEHRASGGDFWIGLRRSSQYNADCSSQYYWLDYSQATFRNWLVAEPSCGLDQCVALFYRPSSSAGWKEHNLFKWIDYNCNSKNNFICKYSDEKHPVPTPAGNITTFTGVNDQTLVPKHLPITVDNDRIKTELSESSVSISDDTNIYYILLATLPVMLLLILVVSGVFCFRVMSRRRKEQNEIYAVPGQWVRPLAPKSQNDYECTNKFTQSGAHLEYMSSEINRTFSMTSANTHFEDYENVPSRPTQCGFVTNDIYETCRSSSAVEAGWVDNDIYGY; encoded by the exons ATGGAGCTCATGAAACTGATCGGAACTGTTTTGGCAGTTGTTTTCCATCCCTGTTGCGCATCAAGCGCGTTCGGTG CAGATCACAGGATATGCCGGAGAGGGACAGAGAAGCCCTGCTATAAGATCACAAGCTTTCAGGACAGCAGGCTCAGAGCAAGCTTTGAGGCAGCCAGACAGAAATGCAAGGAGGACGATGGAGAGCTGCTCAGTATTGAGACCGAGAACGAGCAGCGTCTGGTGGAGAGATTTGTTCAGGAGCACAGGGCCTCTGGTGGAGACTTCTGGATTGGGCTGCGAAGGAGCTCGCAATATAATGCTGATTGTTCATCACAGTATTACTGGTTGGATTACAGTCAGGCCACATTCAG GAACTGGCTGGTGGCAGAGCCCTCGTGTGGCCTTGATCAGTGTGTGGCGTTATTCTACAGGCCCTCATCTTCTGCTGGCTGGAAGGAGCACAACCTGTTCAAGTGGATTGACTACAATTGCAATTCTAAGAATAATTTCATCTGCAAGTACTCAGATG AGAAGCATCCTGTCCCCACTCCAGCAGGAAATATCACTACATTCACAG GTGTTAATGACCAGACTCTGGTGCCAAAGCACCTGCCCATTACAGTGGACAATGACAGGATAAAAACTGAACTCTCTGAGTCATCAG tttctatttcagatgacACTAATATTTACTACATCCTCCTCGCCACTCTGCCTGTAATGCTGCTGTTGATTTTGGTGGTGTCAGGGGTTTTCTGTTTCAGAGTTATGTCAAGGAG GAGaaaagaacagaatgaaatcTACGCCGTGCCAGGACAGTGGGTGCGTCCGTTAGCTCCAAAAAGTCAGAATGATTATGAATGCACCAATAAATTCACCCAGTCTGGAGCTCATTTGGAGTACATGAGCTCTGAAATTAACAGAACATTTAGTATGACATCCGCAAACACTCATTTTGAGGACTACGAGAACGTCCCGAGCCGCCCCACGCAGTGCGGGTTTGTCACGAACGACATCTACGAGACCTGCCGGAGCTCCTCGGCGGTCGAGGCCGGATGGGTAGACAATGACATCTACGGATACTAA
- the LOC127176850 gene encoding zona pellucida-like domain-containing protein 1, with product MMLCLCVCALALVLQPVYSAYNCSLEYNRVPDNNDLAVNCGTNMITLEVNLCTAEWAGFDPNGLALNGERTNGQCKGIIDATVNPPVIRFQLPVNHSQENPCRQSLQIVDEKPSSSGPFSMFSSIQSVVITGYIDTPSSAEGVISYSTDLYYHFSCRYPLEYLINNTQIVASSVSVATRDNNGTFIDTLSMGVFNSTDFNSPLVVPPTGLDLRTKVYVEVKAVNLTGNFYLLMDHCFATPSPYNYTNSKQHSFFTGCVVENRTAVLYNGHSKFSRFSFEAFRFVEHRNQEMSTIYLHCILRLCEPNKCQELLDSCNSTRTRKRRALEPYGTQGKDSATVSVGPLYTAALPNDVPSALASGGSEPLNRNNMNVAGVVVGVIFATGGAVFLVMAGWFVLKKFLWAGALPRAFH from the exons ATGATGCTGTGTCTCTGCGTCTGTGCGCTGGCTCTCGTCCTGCAGCCGGTTTATTCGGCCTATAACTGCTCCTTGGAGTATAACAGGGTTCCTG ACAACAATGATCTGGCGGTAAACTGTGGCACCAACATGATCACTCTGGAGGTAAACCTGTGTACCGCTGAGTGGGCAGGCTTTGACCCCAATGGCTTGGCCCTGAACGGGGAACGCACTAACGGCCAGTGCAAGGGCATCATTGACGCTACTGTCAACCCACCTGTCATCCGCTTCCAGCTGCCAGTCAACCACAGCCAGGAGAACCCATGTAGACAGTCTCTGCAG ATTGTGGATGAGAAGCCCAGCTCCTCCGGTCCATTCAGCATGTTCTCCAGCATTCAGTCCGTCGTCATCACAGGATACATTGATACGCCCAGCTCCGCAGAGGGCGTCATCAGTTACTCCACAGACCTCTACTACCACTTCTCTTGCCGTTACCCTCTGGAATATCTCATCAACAACACTCAGATTGTAGC GTCATCAGTGTCAGTGGCCACTCGAGACAACAATGGTACTTTCATTGACACTCTCAGCATGGGAGTCTTCAAC aGCACAGATTTTAATAGCCCGTTGGTGGTTCCACCTACTGGGTTAGACCTGCGCACCAAAGTCTACGTTGAAGTAAAAGCTGTCAATCTGACTGGAAA CTTTTATCTCTTGATGGATCACTGTTTTGCGACCCCATCGCCATATAATTACACCAACAGCAAACAGCACAGTTTTTTCACAGG ATGTGTGGTAGAGAACCGGACAGCTGTGCTTTATAACGGTCATTCCAAGTTTTCCAGATTTTCATTTGAAGCCTTCCGCTTCGTAGAGCACCGTAATCAAGAAATGTCTACCATATATCTGCACTGCATACTGCGACTTTGCGAACCAAACAAGTGCCAAGAACTTCTTGAT TCTTGCAACAGTACCAGAACACGAAAGCGAAGGGCCCTAGAACCTTATGGAACGCAAGGCAAAGATTCTGCCACAGTGTCTGTTGGTCCTCTGTACACCGCAGCCCTGC CGAATGATGTTCCCTCTGCATTGGCCTCTG GAGGCAGTGAGCCGTTAAACAGGAACAATATGAACGTGGCTGGAGTGGTGGTGGGGGTCATTTTTGCCACCGGCGGTGCTGTGTTTCTGGTTATGGCTGGATGGTTTGTGCTGAAGAAATTTCTATGGGCCGGTGCTCTGCCTCGGGCTTTCCACTAA